One window from the genome of Mycolicibacterium gadium encodes:
- a CDS encoding DUF4185 domain-containing protein: protein MPAGLFSIFLCWNAISAGSAHADPPSPVPDPILHPLAPGQVIRIAPTAGTGTPTRDYGIGATDLCEFMEFPSGILQVCGDSFAGQAVGFGGWYSPIALHVESDSIDDPNGVRYDAVRGIDKPLLGDPTEPGTSQLPAGVVQINRENYLLVTTVRDLDPLTSRLVKADAAQSNWQTVPGSVREATYENSWQSQISGYYDPIPRPDSESGWVYIVANNFDRTGPLVLYRAQPKTFTDRSSWQGWSAERGWGNPPTPLWPDMIGEMSIRQIDGKTVLSYFNASTGNMEVRVAHDPTGLGTAPVTTVVVAAEWPDPVEHLGPPENNRLAQPYGGYISPGSTLDELRVFVSQWNTTARGGTPYRVIQFAVNPFKP from the coding sequence ATTCCAGCAGGCCTCTTCTCGATCTTTCTCTGCTGGAATGCCATTTCGGCGGGCAGCGCGCACGCCGATCCGCCGTCGCCTGTGCCTGATCCGATCCTGCACCCGCTGGCGCCCGGCCAGGTGATCCGGATCGCCCCGACGGCGGGAACCGGCACGCCGACAAGGGATTACGGTATCGGCGCCACCGACCTCTGCGAGTTCATGGAGTTTCCCAGCGGCATCCTCCAGGTCTGCGGTGACAGTTTCGCCGGCCAGGCGGTCGGCTTCGGCGGGTGGTATTCGCCGATCGCACTGCACGTCGAATCCGATTCCATCGACGACCCCAACGGCGTGCGCTACGACGCGGTGAGGGGTATCGACAAGCCGCTGCTGGGCGATCCCACCGAGCCGGGGACCTCGCAGCTACCCGCCGGGGTGGTGCAGATCAACCGCGAGAACTACTTGTTGGTGACCACCGTGCGCGACCTCGACCCGCTGACCTCGCGGCTGGTGAAAGCGGATGCCGCACAGAGTAACTGGCAGACAGTTCCGGGTTCGGTTCGCGAGGCCACCTATGAGAATTCGTGGCAGTCGCAGATCAGCGGGTATTACGACCCGATCCCTCGGCCGGACTCCGAGAGCGGCTGGGTGTACATCGTCGCCAACAACTTCGACCGCACCGGACCGTTGGTGTTGTATCGCGCGCAACCCAAGACCTTCACCGATCGCTCCAGCTGGCAGGGCTGGTCGGCGGAACGGGGCTGGGGGAATCCGCCGACACCGTTGTGGCCGGACATGATCGGCGAGATGAGCATCCGCCAGATCGACGGCAAGACGGTGCTGTCGTACTTCAACGCGTCCACTGGGAACATGGAGGTGCGCGTCGCCCATGACCCGACCGGTCTGGGGACGGCCCCGGTGACGACGGTCGTCGTGGCCGCCGAATGGCCCGATCCGGTGGAACACCTTGGGCCGCCGGAGAACAACCGGTTGGCCCAACCCTACGGCGGATACATTTCACCCGGTTCCACCCTGGACGAACTGAGGGTGTTCGTCAGCCAGTGGAACACCACCGCCCGCGGCGGGACGCCATACCGGGTCATCCAATTCGCGGTGAACCCGTTCAAGCCCTAG
- a CDS encoding catalase produces MTEKFTTTDSGAPAPSVEHSLTVGPDGPILLQDHYLIEQMANFNRERIPERQPHAKGGGAFGQFEVTHDVSKWTKAAFLQPGAKTEMVARFSTVAGERGSPDTWRDPRGFALKFYTSDGNFDMVGNNTPVFFVRDPMKFQNFIRSQKRMAANNLRDHHMQWDFWTLSPESAHQVTWLMGDRGIPKTWRHMNGYSSHTYSWVNANDELFWVKYHFKTDQGIDFLTQEDADRLAGEDGDYHQRDLFTSIEDGNHPSWTLHVQIMPFEDAKTYRFNPFDLTKVWPHGDYPLHEVGKMTLNRNVEDYHAQIEQAAFEPNNIVPGTGLSPDKMLLARGFSYSDAHRARLGVNYKQIPVNEPHTEVRAYSKDGAMRIRNATDPVYTPNSMGGPEVDPKRAAEVHWASDGDMVRTAYALRAEDDDWGQAGTMVREVLDDAARDRLAHNIIGHVLDGVREPVLSRVFQYWTNVDPDLGKKVEEGVRAKQSGAGG; encoded by the coding sequence ATGACCGAGAAGTTCACGACCACAGATTCCGGGGCCCCTGCCCCCAGCGTCGAGCATTCACTGACCGTCGGCCCCGACGGCCCGATCCTGCTCCAGGACCACTACCTGATCGAGCAGATGGCCAACTTCAACCGGGAACGCATCCCGGAGCGGCAGCCCCATGCCAAGGGCGGCGGTGCGTTCGGTCAGTTCGAGGTAACCCACGACGTCAGCAAGTGGACCAAGGCCGCGTTTCTGCAGCCCGGCGCCAAGACCGAGATGGTCGCCAGGTTCTCCACCGTCGCCGGGGAGCGCGGGAGCCCGGACACCTGGCGTGACCCGCGCGGGTTCGCGCTGAAGTTCTACACCTCCGACGGCAACTTCGACATGGTCGGCAACAACACCCCGGTGTTCTTCGTGCGTGACCCGATGAAGTTCCAGAACTTCATCCGCTCGCAGAAGCGGATGGCCGCCAACAATCTTCGCGACCACCACATGCAGTGGGACTTCTGGACGCTATCCCCGGAGTCTGCGCACCAGGTCACCTGGCTGATGGGTGATCGCGGCATCCCCAAGACGTGGCGGCACATGAACGGCTACTCCAGCCACACCTACAGCTGGGTCAACGCCAACGACGAGCTGTTCTGGGTGAAGTACCACTTCAAGACCGACCAGGGCATCGACTTCCTGACCCAGGAGGACGCCGATCGGCTGGCCGGCGAGGACGGCGACTACCACCAGCGCGACCTGTTCACCTCCATCGAGGACGGCAACCATCCGTCGTGGACCTTGCACGTGCAGATCATGCCGTTCGAGGACGCCAAGACCTACCGGTTCAATCCCTTCGACCTCACCAAGGTGTGGCCGCACGGCGACTACCCGCTGCACGAGGTCGGGAAGATGACCCTGAACCGCAACGTCGAGGACTACCACGCGCAGATAGAGCAGGCCGCCTTCGAGCCGAACAACATCGTTCCGGGCACCGGATTGAGCCCGGACAAGATGCTGTTGGCCCGCGGGTTCTCCTACTCCGATGCCCACCGCGCCCGGCTCGGCGTCAACTACAAGCAGATTCCGGTCAACGAGCCGCACACCGAGGTGCGCGCGTATTCCAAGGACGGCGCGATGCGTATCCGCAATGCGACCGATCCCGTCTACACGCCGAACTCGATGGGCGGCCCGGAGGTCGACCCGAAGCGCGCTGCCGAGGTGCACTGGGCGTCCGATGGGGACATGGTCCGCACGGCCTACGCGCTGCGCGCCGAGGACGACGATTGGGGCCAGGCGGGCACGATGGTCCGCGAAGTCCTCGACGACGCTGCACGGGATCGATTGGCGCACAACATCATCGGGCACGTCCTTGATGGTGTGCGCGAGCCGGTGCTGTCGCGGGTGTTCCAGTACTGGACGAACGTGGACCCCGATCTCGGTAAGAAGGTCGAGGAAGGCGTGCGCGCCAAACAGAGCGGCGCCGGCGGCTAG
- the egtA gene encoding ergothioneine biosynthesis glutamate--cysteine ligase EgtA yields the protein MTFAMTSEVDDAHQIEPPNGELTSANDAHRYVSDHCLNDGPVGQVGLEVEAHCFDLADPMRRPCWDELTEIISGLSALPGGSAVTVEPGGAVELSGPPMVGPLSAIASMQADRAALRAAFAQAGLGLVLLGADPLRPAKRVNPGPRYQAMETFFKASDTGAAGAAMMTSTASIQINLDAGPRAGWAQRVRLAHALGPTMIAIAANSPLLGGKFAGWRSARQHVWSQLDSARCGPVLGASGDDPARDWARYALKAPVMLVKSPEVIPLTTWVPFADWADGRVRLGDRRPTHSDLDYHLTTLFPPVRPRRWLEIRYLDSVPDAVWPAVVFTLVTLLDDPAAADIAAEATESVATAWDRAAQIGLGDRRLADAAAICVQAAAERAPAELEESMQQLVRSVEQGRCPADDFSDRVVKYGIAPAVTHLAQGEL from the coding sequence ATGACCTTCGCCATGACGTCCGAGGTGGACGACGCACATCAGATCGAACCCCCGAATGGCGAACTGACCAGCGCCAACGATGCGCACCGCTACGTCAGTGACCACTGTCTGAACGACGGCCCCGTCGGCCAGGTGGGCCTGGAGGTCGAGGCGCACTGCTTCGACCTGGCCGACCCCATGCGCCGGCCTTGCTGGGACGAACTCACCGAGATCATCAGTGGCCTTTCGGCGTTGCCCGGGGGTAGCGCGGTGACGGTCGAACCCGGTGGAGCCGTCGAGTTGTCGGGTCCGCCGATGGTCGGTCCGCTGTCGGCCATCGCCTCGATGCAGGCCGACCGCGCCGCGCTGCGTGCGGCATTCGCACAGGCGGGTCTGGGGCTGGTACTGCTCGGCGCCGATCCGCTGCGGCCGGCCAAACGCGTCAACCCCGGGCCTCGCTACCAAGCGATGGAGACGTTCTTCAAGGCCAGCGACACCGGAGCCGCCGGCGCTGCCATGATGACGTCGACGGCCTCGATTCAGATCAACCTCGACGCGGGTCCACGCGCAGGCTGGGCCCAGCGGGTGCGGCTCGCGCATGCACTCGGGCCGACCATGATCGCGATCGCCGCCAACTCCCCCCTGCTGGGCGGCAAGTTCGCGGGATGGCGGTCGGCACGCCAACATGTATGGAGTCAGTTGGACTCGGCGCGCTGCGGACCCGTGCTCGGTGCCAGCGGTGACGACCCGGCCCGCGACTGGGCCCGGTACGCGCTGAAGGCGCCGGTCATGCTCGTGAAGAGTCCCGAAGTGATCCCGCTGACCACGTGGGTGCCGTTCGCCGACTGGGCTGACGGCCGCGTGCGACTCGGCGACCGTAGGCCGACGCACAGCGATTTGGACTACCACCTGACCACGCTGTTCCCGCCCGTCCGGCCGCGGCGATGGCTGGAGATCCGCTACCTCGACAGCGTTCCGGACGCGGTGTGGCCCGCCGTGGTGTTCACGCTCGTCACGCTGCTCGACGACCCGGCGGCGGCCGATATCGCCGCGGAGGCCACCGAATCCGTCGCGACGGCGTGGGACCGTGCCGCGCAGATCGGCCTCGGTGACCGCAGGCTCGCCGATGCCGCCGCGATATGTGTGCAGGCGGCCGCCGAACGTGCGCCCGCCGAACTCGAGGAATCGATGCAGCAGTTGGTGCGTTCGGTGGAACAGGGACGGTGCCCGGCCGACGATTTCTCCGACCGGGTCGTGAAGTACGGGATCGCACCGGCGGTCACTCATCTGGCGCAAGGGGAGTTGTGA
- a CDS encoding sensor domain-containing protein, with protein sequence MPRRLAVLAGVGVAAGLSLAAPPGEASARPSDPGVVNYAVMAKGSVGNIVGAPMRFEWTFTAPFQSFYVDYPACNNWADVGLPDVYADPDLASFNGAVTQTGPNDQTHFVKQAVGVFATSDAADRAFRRVVDRTLGCNGQTTAMHLDNMTTQVWTFTGGPAGATDADWVKQEAGTDRRCFNTTRKRENVLLQAKVCQSGNGGPAVNVLAGAMQNTLGQ encoded by the coding sequence ATGCCTCGGCGGCTCGCCGTCCTCGCCGGTGTCGGTGTTGCCGCCGGCCTGTCGTTGGCGGCGCCACCGGGGGAGGCTTCGGCGCGACCGTCGGATCCGGGCGTCGTGAACTACGCGGTGATGGCCAAGGGTTCGGTGGGCAACATCGTCGGGGCGCCGATGCGATTCGAGTGGACGTTCACCGCGCCGTTCCAGTCGTTCTACGTCGACTACCCCGCGTGCAACAACTGGGCCGACGTCGGCCTGCCCGACGTGTACGCGGATCCGGACCTGGCGTCCTTCAACGGGGCGGTGACGCAGACCGGGCCGAACGACCAGACCCATTTCGTCAAACAGGCGGTCGGCGTCTTCGCCACCAGCGACGCCGCCGACCGGGCTTTCCGCCGCGTTGTCGACCGCACTCTGGGCTGCAACGGCCAGACCACCGCAATGCACCTGGACAACATGACCACCCAGGTGTGGACCTTCACCGGCGGGCCGGCCGGCGCGACCGACGCGGACTGGGTCAAGCAGGAGGCGGGCACCGATCGGCGGTGCTTCAACACGACCCGCAAGCGCGAGAACGTTCTGCTACAGGCGAAAGTCTGTCAGTCCGGTAACGGAGGCCCGGCGGTGAACGTGCTGGCCGGCGCCATGCAGAACACGTTGGGTCAGTAA
- a CDS encoding aspartate kinase, protein MALVVQKYGGSSVSDAERIRRVAERIVETKKAGHDVVVVVSAMGDTTDDLLDLARQVSPAPPAREMDMLLTSGERISNALVAMAIDSLGAQARSFTGSQAGVITTGTHGNAKIIDVTPGRLQEALDQGLIVLVAGFQGVSQDSKDVTTLGRGGSDTTAVALAAALNADVCEIYTDVDGIFTADPRIVPNARHLDTVSFEEMLEMAACGAKVLMLRCVEYARRYDVPIHVRSSYTDKPGTLVKGSMEDIPMEDAILTGVAHDRSEAKVTVVALPDVPGYAAKVFRAVADADVNIDMVLQNISKVEDGKTDITFTCSRESGPGAVEKLTALQDEIGFSKVLYDDHIGKVSLVGAGMRSHPGVTAKFCEALAEVGVNIDLISTSEIRISVLVKDTELDKAVLALHEAFGLGGDTEAVVYAGTGR, encoded by the coding sequence GTGGCGCTCGTCGTGCAGAAGTACGGCGGATCCTCGGTATCGGACGCCGAGCGGATCCGCCGCGTCGCCGAGCGCATCGTCGAGACCAAGAAGGCAGGTCACGATGTTGTCGTCGTGGTGTCGGCGATGGGCGACACCACCGACGACCTGCTCGATCTGGCCCGTCAGGTCTCACCTGCCCCGCCGGCGCGCGAGATGGACATGTTGCTGACCTCGGGTGAGCGGATCTCGAACGCGCTGGTCGCGATGGCCATCGACTCGCTAGGTGCGCAGGCGCGGTCGTTCACCGGATCGCAGGCCGGCGTGATCACCACCGGCACCCACGGCAACGCCAAGATCATCGACGTCACCCCCGGCCGTCTCCAGGAAGCGCTTGACCAGGGCCTGATCGTCCTGGTCGCCGGGTTCCAGGGGGTCAGCCAGGACAGCAAGGACGTCACCACGCTCGGCCGCGGTGGATCGGACACCACCGCCGTCGCGCTCGCCGCGGCGCTGAACGCCGATGTGTGCGAGATCTACACCGACGTCGACGGCATCTTCACCGCGGACCCCCGCATCGTGCCCAACGCCAGACATCTTGACACCGTGAGCTTCGAGGAGATGCTCGAGATGGCCGCCTGCGGCGCCAAGGTGCTGATGTTGCGATGCGTGGAATACGCGCGTCGCTACGACGTTCCGATTCACGTCCGCTCGTCGTACACGGACAAGCCGGGCACTCTCGTCAAAGGATCGATGGAGGACATCCCGATGGAAGACGCCATCCTGACCGGAGTCGCGCATGACCGCAGCGAGGCCAAGGTCACCGTCGTGGCCCTGCCCGACGTTCCCGGCTACGCCGCCAAGGTGTTCCGCGCGGTCGCCGACGCCGACGTCAACATCGACATGGTGCTGCAGAACATCTCCAAGGTGGAGGACGGTAAGACCGACATCACGTTCACCTGCTCGCGTGAGAGTGGGCCGGGCGCGGTGGAAAAGCTGACGGCTTTGCAGGACGAGATCGGCTTCTCCAAGGTGCTCTACGACGACCACATCGGCAAGGTGTCGCTCGTCGGCGCGGGCATGCGCAGTCACCCGGGCGTCACGGCGAAGTTCTGCGAGGCGCTCGCCGAGGTCGGGGTGAACATCGACCTCATCTCCACCTCCGAGATCCGAATCTCGGTGCTGGTCAAGGACACTGAGCTGGACAAGGCGGTCCTCGCGCTGCACGAGGCCTTCGGGCTCGGTGGCGACACCGAAGCCGTCGTCTACGCGGGAACGGGGCGTTAG
- a CDS encoding FAD-dependent oxidoreductase produces MTSLWLADRAESAGTPRDNEILRDATDVVVVGAGITGLTTAVLLARAGKRVTVVEAQYVGAGATGNTTGKVSLLQGTKLSRIAKKHGREVLRDYVTGNTEGRDWLLRYCEEHGVDVQREDDYAYAQAADGVDTARSVLSAARTARLDSAEWVEQADVPFPFRGGVRLPDQAQIDPIPFLNALVAELETHGGTLLQGVRVTSISGTGPLRVSVQLPETSEQQQVSLTAQQVVLATGIPILDRGGFFARVKPQRSYCLAFDVPGDITRSMFISVDSPTRSVRYAPTGGEEKLVVGGAGHTVGRADSAAAGIEELTKWAVLHYPGAVRTHFWSAQDYTPIDELPYVGPLLPKFERIFVATGFDKWGMSNGVAAALALSSQMLGGRMDWRRAFASWSPHEAAGLATALMANLEVGFNLAKGWVTPIVASTAEPSEGDGVVTGPPWHLRAQSKVDGETHVVSPVCPHLGGIVSWNDADCTWECPLHGSRFAPDGSLLEGPATRSLTA; encoded by the coding sequence ATGACCTCGCTATGGCTGGCCGACAGGGCCGAATCCGCCGGTACGCCGCGCGACAACGAGATTCTCCGGGATGCAACCGACGTGGTGGTCGTCGGCGCCGGGATCACCGGTCTCACCACAGCTGTGCTGCTGGCCCGGGCTGGTAAACGCGTCACCGTCGTCGAAGCCCAGTACGTCGGGGCCGGGGCGACCGGTAACACCACCGGGAAGGTGAGCCTGCTGCAGGGCACCAAGCTCTCGCGCATCGCCAAGAAGCACGGGCGAGAGGTGCTGCGGGACTACGTCACCGGAAACACCGAGGGCCGCGACTGGCTACTTCGCTATTGCGAGGAACACGGTGTCGATGTCCAGCGCGAAGACGACTACGCCTACGCCCAGGCGGCCGACGGCGTCGACACCGCACGGTCAGTGCTGTCCGCCGCCAGGACGGCCCGGCTCGACAGCGCCGAGTGGGTCGAGCAGGCGGATGTTCCGTTCCCGTTCCGCGGCGGCGTTCGACTGCCGGACCAGGCGCAGATCGATCCCATACCGTTCCTCAACGCCCTGGTGGCCGAGCTCGAAACGCATGGCGGCACCTTGCTGCAGGGTGTTCGGGTCACTTCGATCTCCGGTACGGGTCCGCTGCGGGTTTCCGTGCAGCTACCGGAAACCTCAGAGCAGCAACAGGTCTCTCTGACGGCACAGCAGGTCGTGCTTGCGACCGGCATCCCGATCTTGGACCGCGGCGGATTCTTCGCCAGGGTGAAGCCCCAGCGCTCCTACTGCCTGGCGTTCGACGTACCCGGCGACATCACCCGGTCCATGTTCATCTCCGTGGACTCGCCCACTCGGTCGGTGCGCTACGCGCCGACGGGCGGGGAAGAAAAGCTCGTCGTCGGAGGCGCTGGGCATACCGTCGGCCGCGCCGATTCAGCCGCGGCCGGTATCGAAGAGCTGACGAAATGGGCCGTCCTGCACTATCCGGGCGCCGTTCGAACCCACTTCTGGTCCGCCCAGGACTACACGCCGATCGACGAACTCCCGTATGTCGGGCCGCTGCTGCCGAAGTTCGAGAGAATCTTCGTCGCTACAGGTTTCGACAAGTGGGGGATGTCCAACGGCGTCGCGGCGGCACTGGCGCTGTCATCGCAGATGCTCGGCGGCCGGATGGACTGGCGCCGCGCGTTCGCGAGTTGGAGCCCACACGAAGCCGCCGGCCTCGCCACCGCGCTGATGGCGAACCTCGAGGTGGGATTCAACTTGGCCAAGGGCTGGGTGACGCCGATCGTCGCCTCGACCGCCGAGCCGAGCGAGGGTGACGGCGTGGTGACCGGACCTCCGTGGCACCTGCGCGCACAGAGCAAGGTCGACGGTGAGACGCACGTTGTTTCCCCGGTATGCCCGCACCTCGGCGGCATCGTGAGCTGGAACGACGCGGATTGCACCTGGGAGTGCCCGCTGCACGGCTCACGTTTCGCTCCCGACGGCAGCCTGCTCGAGGGCCCCGCGACCAGGTCCTTGACAGCCTGA
- a CDS encoding ammonium transporter: protein MDVDTGTTAFMLCCIIGLTLMIPGLALFYGGMVSVKSSTNMMMMTFGACAIVGVLWVLFGFSLTFGTSYGGFLGSITEFAGMKDLLESNTTIAGLPITLFALFQALFAAITVALISGAVADRMKFGAWMVFAAVWAVLVYFPVAHWVFAFDGVVTEDSVGGWIANKLAAIDFAGGTAVHINAGAAALAVAIVLGKSAGWGQLRKPHNVPLTLLGAGLLWAGWYAFNGGSALAAGNSASIVMVTTFVATCAAVLAWIAVEKIKDGHVTGVGAASGAITGLVAITPACGSVTPVGAIILGAIAGAVCVYAVGLKERFGYDDSLDVVGVHLVGGVVGTLLIGFLASESMPNGINGLFYGGGFDQLWRQAVAAGAVMIYSFVVAGIIALAIKMTMGIRISPDEEEKGIDATFHREASYELQPA from the coding sequence ATGGATGTAGATACAGGGACCACAGCATTCATGCTGTGTTGCATCATCGGCCTCACGCTGATGATTCCCGGGCTCGCTCTCTTCTACGGCGGCATGGTGTCCGTCAAGAGCTCGACCAACATGATGATGATGACCTTCGGCGCGTGCGCGATCGTCGGTGTGCTGTGGGTGCTGTTCGGCTTCTCCCTGACATTCGGGACGTCCTACGGTGGATTCCTCGGCAGCATCACCGAATTCGCCGGAATGAAGGACCTGCTCGAATCCAACACCACCATCGCCGGGCTCCCGATAACGCTGTTCGCGTTGTTCCAGGCGCTGTTCGCGGCGATCACCGTCGCCTTGATCTCCGGCGCCGTGGCCGACCGGATGAAGTTCGGCGCCTGGATGGTCTTCGCCGCTGTGTGGGCGGTGCTGGTGTACTTCCCCGTCGCGCACTGGGTGTTCGCGTTCGACGGCGTGGTGACCGAGGACTCCGTCGGCGGCTGGATCGCCAACAAGCTCGCCGCCATCGACTTCGCGGGCGGCACCGCGGTGCACATCAACGCCGGCGCGGCAGCGCTGGCCGTCGCGATCGTGCTGGGCAAGTCGGCGGGCTGGGGCCAGCTGCGCAAGCCACACAACGTTCCGCTGACACTGCTCGGCGCCGGTCTGCTGTGGGCCGGTTGGTACGCATTCAACGGCGGGTCGGCACTCGCGGCGGGCAACTCCGCCTCGATCGTCATGGTGACCACCTTCGTGGCCACCTGCGCGGCGGTGCTGGCCTGGATCGCCGTGGAGAAGATCAAGGACGGCCACGTGACGGGCGTCGGCGCGGCGTCCGGCGCCATCACCGGTCTCGTCGCGATCACCCCCGCCTGCGGCTCGGTCACACCGGTCGGCGCGATCATCCTGGGCGCCATTGCGGGTGCCGTCTGCGTGTACGCGGTGGGTCTCAAGGAGCGCTTCGGCTACGACGACTCGCTCGACGTGGTCGGTGTCCACCTGGTCGGCGGCGTCGTCGGCACCCTGCTGATCGGATTCCTGGCCAGCGAGTCGATGCCCAACGGCATCAACGGCCTGTTCTACGGAGGCGGGTTCGACCAGCTGTGGCGACAGGCCGTCGCGGCGGGCGCGGTGATGATCTACTCGTTCGTCGTCGCCGGCATCATCGCCCTCGCCATCAAGATGACAATGGGCATCCGTATCTCGCCCGACGAAGAGGAAAAGGGCATCGACGCGACCTTCCACCGCGAAGCGTCGTACGAACTGCAACCTGCCTGA
- a CDS encoding GAF and ANTAR domain-containing protein: MHRESSHVLAQTLGDLAVEMQAKADSQDTLQTIVNAAADIVPGARWAGISLLDGERVVVKVPTDPIVAKLEDLQVELGDGPCLTALRDQRTVRIEDTKSDTRWPQFADQAAELGVRSVLSFQLSVQQGNLGALNVYGTEAGVFGDDSVETGAILAQHAAVAMAGSAAAVQFQTGLASRDVIGQAKGLLMQRDNLTGVQAFAMLTRASQETNMKLADVARWLVSEHEEGLSRSD; the protein is encoded by the coding sequence ATGCACCGAGAATCCAGCCACGTCTTGGCGCAGACGCTGGGAGACCTGGCCGTCGAGATGCAGGCCAAGGCGGACAGCCAAGACACTCTGCAGACCATTGTCAACGCGGCCGCGGACATCGTTCCGGGCGCGCGGTGGGCGGGCATCTCCCTGCTCGACGGCGAGCGCGTGGTCGTCAAAGTGCCGACCGATCCGATCGTCGCCAAGCTGGAAGATCTGCAAGTGGAGTTGGGCGACGGCCCCTGCCTCACGGCCCTGAGAGATCAGCGAACCGTGCGCATCGAAGATACAAAGTCCGACACCAGATGGCCTCAATTCGCGGATCAGGCAGCTGAACTGGGCGTGCGAAGCGTGCTGTCATTTCAGCTGTCCGTGCAGCAGGGCAACCTCGGCGCCCTCAACGTGTACGGCACTGAGGCCGGTGTGTTCGGCGACGATTCGGTGGAGACCGGAGCGATCCTGGCTCAGCACGCCGCCGTCGCGATGGCGGGCTCGGCGGCCGCGGTCCAATTCCAGACGGGACTTGCCAGCCGCGACGTCATCGGGCAGGCCAAGGGGCTGCTCATGCAGCGCGACAACCTCACCGGGGTGCAGGCCTTCGCGATGCTCACCCGCGCCTCACAGGAGACCAACATGAAGCTCGCAGACGTGGCCCGCTGGCTGGTCTCCGAGCACGAGGAGGGCTTGTCGCGGTCCGACTAG
- a CDS encoding organic hydroperoxide resistance protein, whose protein sequence is MSIEVLFTSESTATGGGREGHVKSSTGRIDLDTNHPKEMGGSGVGTNPEELFSAGYAACFLGALRAVAGKEKIDVDDASAITAQVGFGKDPDGGFAINAHLIGYLPGFEQAAAEELMEKAHQFCPYSKATRGNIDVKLSAKV, encoded by the coding sequence ATGAGCATCGAAGTTCTTTTCACGTCAGAATCCACCGCAACCGGAGGCGGCCGCGAAGGCCATGTGAAGTCCTCGACCGGCCGTATCGACCTGGACACCAACCATCCGAAGGAGATGGGTGGCAGTGGCGTGGGCACCAACCCCGAGGAGTTGTTCTCGGCCGGTTACGCCGCGTGCTTCCTCGGCGCGCTTCGGGCGGTCGCCGGCAAGGAGAAGATCGACGTCGACGATGCCAGCGCAATCACGGCGCAGGTCGGATTCGGTAAGGACCCCGACGGCGGGTTCGCCATCAACGCCCACCTGATCGGCTACCTGCCCGGCTTCGAGCAGGCCGCCGCGGAGGAGCTGATGGAGAAGGCGCACCAGTTCTGCCCGTACTCCAAAGCCACTCGCGGCAACATCGACGTCAAGCTGTCGGCGAAGGTCTAG
- a CDS encoding aspartate-semialdehyde dehydrogenase yields the protein MGTAGLSVGVVGATGQVGQVMRTLLEERDFPASSVRFFASSRSQGKKLPFRGQEIEVEDAETADPAGLDIALFSAGATMSRVQAPRFAEAGAVVIDNSSAWRKDPDVPLVVSEVNFARDVGNRARSLPKGIIANPNCTTMAAMPVLKVLHDEASLVRLIASTYQAVSGSGIAGVDELHAQASAVVANSRELVADGGALDFPAPAKYVAPIAFNVVPLAGSYVDDGSGETDEDQKLRNESRKILGIPDLLVSGTCVRVPVYTGHSLSINAEFAEPLSVARATELLASAPGVKLVDVPTPLAAAGIDETLVGRIRQDPGVEEGRGLALFLSGDNLRKGAALNTIQIAELLAAEL from the coding sequence ATGGGCACCGCCGGTTTGTCGGTAGGAGTGGTTGGCGCGACCGGGCAGGTCGGCCAGGTCATGCGCACGCTGCTGGAGGAGCGCGACTTTCCCGCCTCCAGCGTGCGGTTCTTCGCGTCGTCGCGTTCGCAAGGCAAGAAGCTGCCGTTCCGCGGCCAGGAGATCGAGGTCGAGGACGCCGAGACCGCCGATCCCGCCGGGCTGGACATCGCGCTGTTCTCGGCGGGCGCGACGATGTCGCGAGTGCAGGCCCCGCGATTCGCGGAGGCGGGCGCCGTCGTCATCGACAACTCCTCGGCCTGGCGTAAGGACCCCGACGTCCCGCTGGTCGTCAGCGAGGTCAACTTCGCGCGAGATGTCGGAAATCGCGCGCGGTCGCTTCCAAAGGGCATCATCGCCAACCCGAACTGCACGACGATGGCCGCGATGCCGGTGCTGAAGGTGCTGCACGACGAGGCTTCTCTGGTGCGCTTGATCGCGTCGACCTACCAGGCGGTGTCGGGCAGCGGAATCGCGGGTGTGGACGAACTGCACGCGCAGGCGAGCGCGGTCGTCGCCAACAGCAGGGAGCTGGTGGCCGACGGCGGCGCGCTCGACTTCCCGGCGCCGGCGAAGTATGTCGCGCCCATCGCGTTCAACGTGGTGCCGCTGGCCGGTTCCTACGTCGACGACGGCTCCGGTGAGACCGACGAGGATCAGAAGCTGCGCAACGAGAGTCGCAAGATCCTCGGCATCCCGGACCTGCTGGTGAGCGGTACGTGTGTGCGGGTTCCGGTGTACACGGGACATTCGCTGTCGATCAACGCCGAGTTCGCCGAGCCGCTTTCCGTCGCGCGCGCCACCGAACTGCTGGCCTCCGCCCCGGGTGTGAAGCTGGTGGATGTGCCCACCCCACTGGCGGCCGCCGGCATCGACGAGACGCTGGTCGGCCGTATCCGCCAGGATCCCGGTGTCGAAGAGGGCCGCGGGTTGGCATTGTTCCTGTCGGGTGACAACCTGCGAAAAGGTGCGGCGCTGAACACCATTCAGATCGCCGAGTTGCTGGCCGCCGAGCTCTGA